A window of Dehalococcoidia bacterium genomic DNA:
CTCCACGACGTTCGGGAACTCATTCCCCGCGGGGATGCCGTAGAAGCGGATGTTCCGCTCTCCGTCCCGCGCGAAGATGATGGCCGGCAGGTTGTCCACGTCCAGTCCCTGCAGCTTGTCCTTGTCCGCGACGGCGTCGTACATCTCCAGCTTGATCTTGTCGGAGAGCGACGCCACCTCCTGGAGCAGCTCGTTGGTCTGCGGGCAGTACAGGCACTCTGGTCCGGACGCCGACAGCCGGGACACGAGAATGACCTTGACGTCGTTCACCAGGTCTTTCCGGAACGTGTCCCGCAGGTATTCCTTGTCTTTGTCAGAGAGAATGGGCATTGGTCCCTCCTTTGTCGTCGGCCCTCATATCCATGATACAGCATGGATATGGTCAGGCGTCGGTCATGCGCGACCCTTCACTCCATGAGATGCGGGAGAAAGACGGGAGGGTTCCAGGCGCCTGTCCGATAACCGAACGTCTAAAGAGAGTGCAGAGAGGGCAAAGCCCTCTCCGCCAGGGGTCTGGGGGTGAGGGTTGTCGGGCAGGCTCTAAGAGGCCGGGCCGTCTGTGGACGGCCCCGTGTCGCGCGCCTTCTCCGCGGCGTACGCCAGCCTCTGCCCCGCCGTGACGAACGCCAGCGCCGCAACCAGCGCCAGCGCGGGCTTGACCAGGCCGCTCAGCAGCCCCAGGGCCAGGAGGATGACCCGCTCAGGCCGCGCGGCGATGCCCACGTCGCCTTGAACGCCCAGCCCTTCCGAGCGGGCGCGCAGATAGCTGACCAGGAAGGACGCCACGAGCGCGGCGAAGGCCAGCATCACCCCCGCCGCATCGCCGAGGCCCACGTAGCGCCAGGCCAGCCCGCCGAACACCGCCGCCTCGGCGACGCGGTCCGCCGTCGAGTCCAGGAGCGCCCCGAAGCGCGTCACCCGGTTGGAGGCGCGTGCCAGCGCCCCGTCCAGCAT
This region includes:
- a CDS encoding thioredoxin family protein, with translation MPILSDKDKEYLRDTFRKDLVNDVKVILVSRLSASGPECLYCPQTNELLQEVASLSDKIKLEMYDAVADKDKLQGLDVDNLPAIIFARDGERNIRFYGIPAGNEFPNVVEALTHLSKGENALSPQSREEVRKIDRDLHVRVFVTPT
- a CDS encoding CDP-alcohol phosphatidyltransferase family protein is translated as SPNALTIVGLLISVAAAAAIAVGYVMAGGVVLLAAGLFDMLDGALARASNRVTRFGALLDSTADRVAEAAVFGGLAWRYVGLGDAAGVMLAFAALVASFLVSYLRARSEGLGVQGDVGIAARPERVILLALGLLSGLVKPALALVAALAFVTAGQRLAYAAEKARDTGPSTDGPAS